Proteins encoded by one window of Desulfovibrio legallii:
- the acs gene encoding acetate--CoA ligase yields the protein MSQERITTLLNENRSYLPPEHGKTSAWVCGPAEYDALCRRALEDPNDFWGARASQLIHWFKRWDKVLEADEVHHKYKWFVGGKLNASFNCIDRHLISGRRNKAAIIWQGEKETDVRCYTYQMLYTEVCRVAHALSSLRIRKGDHVALYMPMIPELFIAMLACARIGAIHTAIFSGYAEGGVRSRIEGCKARVVITADAAVRGGKCKPLKANLDPILEKCPSVAHVVVVRHAGLDGVTMQRNRDIWWHDLIDDFTLNPDFPCEPMDAEDTLFLLHTSGSTGKPTGVMHATGGYLTYAAHTTQWCFDMRDDDVYWCTADAGWITGHTYGVYGPLSLGATTLMFEGIPTWPYPDRYWRIVENFRVNILYTAPTVIRSLMRMNEAWTERYDLGSLRILGSVGEPISPEVWQWYHKHIGSGELPIVDTWWQTETGGAMIAPMPYATKLKPGSASKPLPGIDATVMGSAARDGEEPEAGCRAGHLVIRRPWPGMMQGVFNDEEKYQSYFSRFGCYASGDAAEVDQDGYFWILGRIDDSINVSGHRLSTAEIEAVLAACSEVGEAAVVPMPHPLKGEGIYAYVVTRDEVPWSAALRVKLRDAVRRDIGPLASPEHIQFVEAMPKTTSGKIIRRMLRKIAGGQYEDIGDATSLAEPHVLDQIINGHRNLMAGRHETEDEVAE from the coding sequence GACCCCAATGACTTCTGGGGTGCGCGAGCTTCGCAACTGATCCACTGGTTCAAACGCTGGGACAAGGTACTAGAAGCCGATGAGGTACACCATAAATACAAATGGTTTGTTGGCGGAAAACTCAATGCCTCGTTCAATTGCATAGACAGGCACCTGATCTCCGGCCGTCGCAACAAAGCCGCCATCATCTGGCAGGGCGAAAAAGAAACTGACGTGCGCTGCTACACCTATCAGATGCTCTACACCGAGGTATGCCGGGTGGCCCACGCCTTAAGCTCCCTGCGCATTCGCAAGGGCGACCATGTGGCCCTGTACATGCCCATGATTCCAGAGCTCTTCATCGCCATGCTGGCCTGCGCCCGCATCGGGGCCATCCACACGGCCATCTTCTCCGGCTACGCCGAAGGCGGCGTGCGCAGCCGCATAGAAGGCTGCAAGGCCCGCGTGGTCATTACCGCCGACGCCGCCGTGCGCGGGGGCAAATGCAAACCCCTCAAGGCCAACCTCGACCCCATCCTGGAAAAATGCCCCTCCGTAGCCCATGTGGTGGTGGTGCGCCACGCCGGGCTGGACGGCGTGACCATGCAGCGCAACCGCGACATCTGGTGGCACGACCTCATTGACGACTTCACCCTCAACCCCGACTTCCCCTGCGAACCCATGGACGCCGAAGATACCCTCTTTCTGCTCCACACCAGCGGCAGCACGGGCAAACCCACGGGCGTCATGCACGCCACGGGCGGCTACCTGACCTACGCCGCCCACACCACCCAGTGGTGCTTTGACATGCGCGACGACGACGTCTACTGGTGCACAGCCGACGCGGGCTGGATCACCGGCCATACCTACGGGGTCTACGGCCCTCTCTCCCTGGGGGCCACCACCCTCATGTTTGAGGGCATCCCCACCTGGCCCTACCCCGACCGTTACTGGCGCATTGTGGAAAACTTCCGCGTCAATATCCTCTACACCGCACCCACGGTCATCCGCTCCCTCATGCGCATGAACGAAGCCTGGACCGAACGCTACGACCTGGGCAGCCTGCGCATCCTGGGCAGCGTGGGCGAACCCATCAGCCCCGAAGTCTGGCAGTGGTACCACAAACATATCGGCAGCGGCGAACTGCCCATTGTGGATACCTGGTGGCAGACCGAAACCGGAGGCGCCATGATCGCCCCCATGCCCTACGCCACCAAACTCAAGCCAGGCTCAGCCAGCAAACCCCTGCCCGGCATCGACGCCACCGTTATGGGCTCCGCCGCCCGCGACGGCGAAGAACCCGAAGCAGGCTGCCGCGCCGGCCACCTGGTCATCCGCCGCCCCTGGCCCGGTATGATGCAGGGCGTGTTCAATGACGAGGAAAAATACCAGTCCTACTTCTCCCGCTTCGGCTGCTACGCCTCCGGCGACGCCGCAGAAGTGGACCAGGACGGCTACTTCTGGATCCTCGGCCGCATCGACGATTCCATCAACGTCTCCGGCCACCGCCTCTCCACCGCCGAAATCGAAGCCGTACTGGCCGCCTGCTCCGAAGTGGGCGAAGCCGCCGTGGTGCCCATGCCCCACCCCCTCAAGGGCGAAGGCATCTACGCCTACGTGGTCACCCGCGATGAAGTGCCCTGGAGCGCCGCCCTGCGCGTCAAACTGCGCGACGCCGTGCGCCGTGACATCGGCCCCCTGGCCAGCCCCGAACATATCCAGTTCGTGGAAGCCATGCCCAAAACCACCTCCGGCAAAATCATCCGCAGAATGCTGCGCAAAATCGCCGGGGGCCAGTACGAAGATATCGGCGACGCCACCTCTCTGGCCGAACCCCACGTGCTGGACCAGATCATCAATGGTCACCGCAACCTCATGGCAGGCCGCCACGAAACCGAAGACGAAGTGGCGGAATAA